Proteins found in one Maridesulfovibrio sp. genomic segment:
- a CDS encoding type I restriction-modification system subunit M — MTSRISQKEVNDAVWNACDTFRGVVDASAYKDYVLTMLFLKYISDVWQDNYDTYKDEYGDAPELIEEMMKNERFVLPKEASFYSLHERRFEAGNGERIDKALHAIEEANMGKLNDVFQDISFNSTKLGDDKQKNDILRHMLEDFNKPELNLRPSRIGNLDIIGNAYEFLIKHFAATSGKKAGEFYTPPEVSQLIAELVNPQEGDEICDPACGSASLLMKCARLIKERFNNRKYALYGQEAIGSTWALAKMNMFLHAEDNHRIEWGDTLRNPLLLDGDDQLKHFDIVVANPPFSLAKWGQEAAEGDKFSRFRRGVPPKTKGDYAFILHMIETLKPGTGRMGVVVPHGVLFRASSEGKIRRQLIEENLLDIVIGLPEKLFYGTGIPAAILVFRKNKKDNNVLFIDASREYQDGKNQNFLRDENIQKILDTVKQRESVDKYAYLASFDEIKENDFNLNIPRYVDTFEEEAEIDLEAVLKERKELKAELAELEVEMEGYLKELGYDLP, encoded by the coding sequence GTGACTTCACGCATAAGCCAGAAAGAAGTTAACGATGCAGTCTGGAACGCATGTGATACGTTCCGGGGCGTTGTGGATGCCAGTGCTTACAAAGATTACGTACTGACCATGCTCTTCCTGAAATATATCAGCGATGTCTGGCAGGACAATTACGACACCTATAAAGATGAATATGGCGACGCTCCAGAACTCATTGAAGAAATGATGAAAAACGAGCGGTTTGTACTGCCTAAAGAAGCAAGTTTCTACTCACTGCATGAACGCCGTTTTGAAGCAGGCAACGGAGAACGTATCGACAAAGCACTGCACGCCATTGAAGAAGCTAACATGGGCAAGCTGAATGACGTCTTTCAGGACATCAGCTTCAACTCCACCAAGCTCGGTGACGATAAGCAGAAGAACGATATCCTGCGACACATGCTGGAGGATTTCAACAAGCCGGAATTGAACCTGCGCCCTTCCCGCATCGGCAATCTGGATATCATCGGCAACGCTTATGAATTTCTCATCAAGCACTTTGCTGCCACATCCGGCAAAAAAGCCGGAGAATTCTATACGCCGCCGGAAGTATCTCAGCTCATAGCTGAACTGGTTAACCCGCAGGAAGGTGATGAGATATGTGACCCCGCCTGCGGATCAGCATCTCTTTTGATGAAATGCGCAAGGCTGATCAAGGAACGCTTCAACAACCGCAAGTATGCCCTCTACGGTCAGGAGGCAATCGGTTCCACATGGGCACTCGCCAAGATGAACATGTTTCTTCATGCAGAAGACAACCATCGCATCGAATGGGGCGATACTCTGCGCAATCCGCTGCTCCTTGATGGTGACGACCAGCTCAAGCATTTTGATATCGTTGTCGCAAATCCGCCATTTTCTCTTGCCAAATGGGGACAGGAAGCAGCTGAAGGAGATAAATTCAGCAGGTTTCGCCGTGGTGTACCACCCAAGACCAAAGGCGATTACGCATTCATCCTGCACATGATTGAAACCCTGAAACCGGGCACAGGACGCATGGGAGTTGTTGTTCCACACGGTGTGCTTTTCCGGGCTTCGTCAGAAGGTAAAATCCGCAGGCAGTTGATTGAAGAGAACCTGCTGGACATCGTAATAGGTCTGCCGGAAAAACTCTTCTATGGTACAGGAATACCAGCAGCTATTCTCGTATTCCGTAAGAATAAGAAGGACAATAACGTCTTATTTATTGATGCTTCAAGAGAGTATCAGGATGGTAAGAACCAGAATTTCCTTCGTGACGAAAATATCCAGAAAATTCTGGACACCGTCAAGCAACGCGAAAGCGTAGACAAATACGCTTACCTCGCCAGCTTTGACGAGATCAAGGAAAACGACTTCAACCTGAACATTCCCCGCTACGTGGACACCTTTGAGGAAGAAGCGGAAATAGACCTCGAAGCGGTCTTAAAAGAGCGCAAGGAACTAAAGGCTGAGCTTGCCGAGCTTGAGGTTGAGATGGAAGGATATTTAAAAGAGCTGGGGTACGACTTACCCTAA
- a CDS encoding nucleoside deaminase: MNSNKIITRGNPPAEPPQGQTWRSMMDVAIRSGFKARQNDEVPIGAALFTADGELLATGKNSPVADNDPTAHAEVRCLRNACKALDNYRLPRGTILVVTLEPCIMCLGAIIHSRVEGVIFGAPDPKAGAVVSNLEGSELPFANHKFWTIGGVCEDECKAMLQSFFQQRRK; this comes from the coding sequence ATGAATAGCAATAAAATTATTACCAGAGGGAATCCGCCGGCAGAACCACCGCAGGGCCAGACATGGCGCTCAATGATGGATGTCGCAATCAGGTCCGGATTCAAAGCCCGTCAAAACGATGAAGTCCCGATCGGGGCCGCGCTGTTTACTGCTGATGGTGAACTGCTCGCCACTGGAAAGAATTCCCCGGTGGCAGACAATGACCCCACAGCTCATGCCGAAGTCAGATGCCTCCGCAACGCCTGCAAGGCGCTGGATAATTACAGATTACCACGCGGGACCATTTTAGTCGTAACTCTTGAACCATGCATCATGTGTTTAGGGGCAATCATACATTCCAGAGTTGAGGGCGTTATTTTCGGAGCACCGGACCCTAAAGCCGGGGCCGTCGTCTCCAACCTTGAAGGCAGCGAACTCCCTTTCGCCAACCACAAATTCTGGACCATTGGCGGGGTTTGCGAAGACGAATGTAAAGCCATGCTGCAAAGTTTTTTCCAGCAACGCAGGAAATAG
- a CDS encoding KTSC domain-containing protein, whose amino-acid sequence MIRHTVSSRAISSIGYDKNSMQMEIVFTSSGRAYTFCGVPLQVFQSFLNASSKGSFYHQNIKDRYQC is encoded by the coding sequence ATGATACGGCATACAGTTTCATCACGGGCAATCAGCAGCATAGGATATGACAAAAATTCCATGCAGATGGAAATTGTCTTCACCTCTTCCGGCAGGGCTTACACATTCTGCGGTGTCCCGCTACAGGTGTTCCAAAGCTTTCTTAATGCTTCATCTAAAGGAAGCTTTTACCATCAGAATATAAAAGATCGTTATCAATGCTAA
- the kdsA gene encoding 3-deoxy-8-phosphooctulonate synthase: MTPDELYKKSLQGPFVLAGPCALETIDVALKSAEVLADIASRLDLTIIFKSSFDKANRTSITSFRGPGMEEGLKWLQRVKDETGLPVVTDIHTPDQAAAVGEVADVIQIPAFLCRQTDLLVAAANTGRVINVKKGQFLAPHDMRHVVGKLREAGNERIWLTERGASFGYNNLVVDMRSMAIMKDLGCPVVFDATHSVQLPGGLDGKSGGQREFVPVLSRAAVAAGASGVFMETHPDPDCALCDGPNSWPLDRAEDLIKDLMAAWSVDYVC; the protein is encoded by the coding sequence TTGACCCCCGATGAATTATATAAAAAAAGTTTGCAGGGACCGTTTGTACTGGCGGGACCTTGTGCGCTGGAAACCATAGATGTCGCCCTTAAGTCCGCTGAAGTCTTGGCTGACATTGCTTCCCGTCTTGATTTGACGATTATTTTTAAAAGCTCTTTCGACAAAGCTAATCGGACCTCTATTACCTCATTCAGGGGGCCGGGCATGGAGGAAGGGCTTAAATGGTTGCAGCGGGTGAAGGATGAAACAGGACTTCCCGTTGTTACCGACATTCATACTCCTGATCAGGCCGCGGCTGTCGGTGAAGTGGCCGACGTCATTCAGATTCCCGCATTTTTGTGCCGCCAGACCGATCTTTTGGTCGCCGCCGCCAATACCGGCCGGGTTATCAATGTAAAAAAAGGTCAGTTTCTTGCTCCGCATGACATGCGTCATGTTGTTGGTAAATTGCGTGAGGCCGGAAACGAACGTATCTGGCTTACCGAACGCGGGGCGTCTTTCGGCTATAATAATCTTGTAGTAGATATGCGGTCTATGGCGATAATGAAAGATCTCGGCTGCCCGGTTGTTTTTGATGCCACTCATTCCGTGCAGCTGCCGGGAGGACTGGACGGTAAGTCCGGCGGTCAGCGTGAGTTTGTGCCCGTATTATCCCGGGCGGCTGTGGCTGCGGGGGCATCCGGTGTCTTCATGGAAACCCATCCAGATCCGGACTGTGCTCTTTGTGACGGGCCCAACAGCTGGCCTCTTGATCGCGCCGAAGACCTGATCAAAGATCTTATGGCGGCATGGAGCGTGGATTATGTCTGCTAG
- a CDS encoding phosphoribosylformylglycinamidine synthase subunit PurQ, which produces MALVKVLVITGYGTNCEHESAHAAKKAGADQVDITYFSDLAAGKKTLEGYNFLIFPGGFLDGDDLGAAQAAALRWKHAQTADGTPLVDQIKKFFEDGGIILGICNGFQLLVKLGLLPAVGGDYFTRQVSLSYNDSAKYEDRWVHLKANPDSPCVFTKEIDTLNVPVRHGEGKIIPASDEMLNKIVENNLHAVQYIDPESGEVTMDYPANPNGSPLGIAGLTDPTGRILGLMPHPEAFNHPTNHPKWTRGDIPTLGLALLEGGVNYIKSL; this is translated from the coding sequence ATGGCCCTCGTTAAAGTTTTGGTCATTACCGGCTACGGAACCAACTGTGAACACGAGTCTGCTCATGCCGCTAAGAAAGCGGGCGCAGACCAAGTAGACATCACTTATTTTTCCGATCTTGCCGCTGGCAAAAAAACTCTGGAAGGATATAACTTCCTTATTTTTCCCGGCGGATTTCTGGACGGCGATGACCTCGGAGCGGCTCAGGCTGCTGCACTCCGCTGGAAACACGCTCAAACCGCAGACGGAACCCCGCTTGTGGATCAGATTAAGAAATTTTTCGAGGACGGCGGAATTATCCTCGGAATCTGCAACGGATTCCAGCTGCTGGTAAAACTCGGCCTGCTACCTGCTGTAGGCGGCGATTACTTTACCCGTCAGGTTTCACTGAGCTACAACGATTCCGCAAAATACGAAGACCGCTGGGTACACCTTAAGGCTAACCCCGACTCTCCTTGTGTTTTTACCAAGGAAATAGACACCTTAAACGTACCTGTCCGTCACGGCGAAGGAAAAATCATCCCCGCCAGCGATGAGATGCTGAATAAAATTGTTGAAAACAACCTGCACGCGGTACAGTACATCGACCCCGAATCCGGCGAAGTAACCATGGACTACCCCGCCAACCCCAACGGATCTCCTCTTGGAATCGCCGGTTTGACCGATCCCACAGGACGAATCCTCGGACTTATGCCGCATCCTGAAGCATTCAACCATCCCACCAACCATCCCAAATGGACTCGTGGAGACATCCCCACCCTCGGGCTGGCACTGCTTGAAGGCGGCGTTAATTACATTAAGTCTTTGTAA
- a CDS encoding HAD-IIIA family hydrolase, whose product MSARQRAENIKLLILDVDGVLTDGGLYYDHEGNVMKRFNVQDGLGIKFAQKAGIELAVITGLNHGAVEKRVSELGITDYYPGQREKLPFYEKLLKDKGLKDAEVAYIGDDWIDAPVMLRVGLPMAVKNAQPEICGISKWISSREGGHGAVREAVSFILDAQGKLSEIWKEWAD is encoded by the coding sequence ATGTCTGCTAGGCAGCGTGCGGAAAATATTAAATTACTCATTCTCGATGTTGACGGAGTGCTTACCGACGGTGGTCTTTATTATGACCATGAAGGTAATGTCATGAAGCGGTTCAACGTACAGGACGGTCTGGGAATTAAGTTCGCTCAGAAGGCCGGAATTGAACTGGCTGTAATTACCGGACTTAACCATGGCGCGGTGGAAAAACGTGTTTCCGAACTGGGCATTACCGACTACTATCCCGGTCAGCGTGAGAAATTGCCCTTTTACGAAAAGCTGCTCAAGGACAAGGGACTAAAAGATGCCGAGGTCGCCTACATAGGTGATGACTGGATCGACGCTCCGGTAATGCTTCGTGTTGGATTGCCCATGGCGGTGAAGAATGCTCAGCCTGAAATTTGTGGTATATCAAAGTGGATTTCCAGCCGTGAAGGCGGGCATGGCGCTGTACGTGAAGCTGTTTCGTTTATCCTTGACGCACAGGGCAAGTTAAGCGAAATCTGGAAAGAGTGGGCAGACTAG
- a CDS encoding sulfotransferase — MKQYFFLTGLPKTGSTWIMNMLNSVEGISCMGEGLFFASGLKNTPSLYDSLYSSIYNWGDYVSERKNNWLETLVDIQTIEMRNYVSEDNKERVITTLTEHAVREIVNKCFSLRKKESSTIGDKTTSLSVDVFSRIQRTFPESKIIFLHRNLYDFMASYTMHFYRSTKNSRADAATTIFTINDFLKIDSYQQDRDGDIITSETIKKLVHDWKYMDMEFERYKSDKTTVLTVRYEDIKSDPAKYFTKIAQFVHTDFNNEQAKRIVDKWAFDSKMMSTGPLKKHVNSRTIGYGKKLFSTNLQNIVQEELC, encoded by the coding sequence ATGAAACAATATTTTTTTCTGACCGGACTCCCCAAAACAGGCTCAACATGGATTATGAATATGCTGAATAGCGTTGAAGGAATCAGTTGTATGGGAGAGGGTCTCTTTTTTGCCTCCGGTTTAAAAAATACACCTTCACTCTATGATTCACTTTATTCATCTATCTACAACTGGGGGGATTATGTTTCTGAAAGAAAAAACAACTGGCTTGAAACTCTGGTAGACATACAAACGATTGAAATGCGTAATTATGTTTCTGAAGACAACAAAGAACGAGTAATCACAACTCTAACGGAGCATGCGGTACGTGAAATTGTAAACAAATGTTTTTCACTGCGTAAAAAAGAAAGTTCAACCATAGGAGATAAGACGACTTCGCTTTCGGTAGATGTCTTTTCTCGTATACAAAGAACATTTCCAGAATCTAAAATAATTTTCCTACACCGAAATTTGTATGATTTTATGGCTTCCTACACGATGCATTTCTATCGCTCAACCAAAAATTCCAGAGCAGATGCGGCTACAACTATCTTTACAATAAATGACTTTTTGAAGATTGACTCATACCAGCAGGACAGAGATGGCGATATTATAACATCCGAAACTATAAAAAAGCTTGTTCATGATTGGAAATACATGGACATGGAATTTGAAAGATATAAATCAGACAAAACAACAGTTTTAACCGTTAGATACGAAGACATTAAATCTGATCCAGCAAAATATTTCACAAAAATTGCGCAATTCGTACATACTGATTTTAACAATGAACAAGCTAAACGTATCGTAGACAAATGGGCTTTTGATTCAAAAATGATGTCGACCGGACCACTAAAAAAACACGTGAATTCCCGCACCATAGGGTACGGCAAAAAACTTTTCAGCACGAATTTACAAAACATTGTGCAAGAAGAGCTATGCTGA
- a CDS encoding site-specific integrase: MSGRLSRDTIKKLAHQWLDEALEEERGYRLSRKWDLEELDKRNEQMSMLETDALEDLECCNFKRVEKRADSLLKTEQVEFSKDSREYKEFCAALLEVEARFLGAIRKTGFMQILKEDNTPAQTPQVEQQAPSLTIEEAIEKYIQFKTEGPNPWGASSRKDIPPQLRQFADMIHLKHGKIHINQLTRDHMQSYWKNLQKLPGTRTKRYKGKSLAQLLKMKVPEQDLYKPKTLQTRFNAVRTFLNWAELEGMVEKVSRLNKVLEVPKSKTKTKSQRRSFTEKELKQLFSPEAYSKRYMRKDWHYWTPLLALFSGARIEEICQLRLSDIRKDSGVWYFDINDEGEGKNVKTEAGKRVVPLHPYLINELGFLEFLGKLKKRGYKKLFPDLSPDVKGKYSHAVSKWFTRFRRKQNVGAQEGVSDVTFHSFRHTFITRAKLLDLPRYKVKEVVGHEQGEFSDVTANYEGNYPVDTLLNDVVAKIDFHEMLDLSHLLKK; the protein is encoded by the coding sequence ATGTCAGGTAGACTTTCCCGTGACACAATAAAAAAACTTGCCCACCAATGGCTTGATGAAGCCCTTGAAGAAGAACGAGGCTACAGACTCTCCCGCAAATGGGATCTTGAAGAACTGGATAAACGAAACGAACAGATGTCTATGCTTGAAACAGATGCTCTGGAAGATCTGGAGTGCTGTAATTTCAAGCGCGTTGAAAAACGAGCTGATAGCCTATTAAAAACTGAACAAGTTGAATTCAGCAAGGACTCCAGAGAATACAAAGAATTCTGCGCCGCCCTTCTTGAAGTCGAAGCACGCTTCCTCGGCGCCATTCGTAAAACAGGGTTCATGCAAATCCTCAAAGAGGATAATACACCAGCTCAGACTCCTCAGGTCGAGCAGCAAGCCCCTTCGCTGACGATCGAGGAAGCTATTGAAAAATACATTCAATTCAAGACAGAAGGTCCTAACCCGTGGGGAGCTTCAAGCCGTAAAGACATACCGCCTCAACTGCGTCAATTCGCGGATATGATTCACCTTAAACACGGTAAAATTCATATCAACCAACTCACACGTGATCACATGCAAAGCTATTGGAAGAACCTCCAAAAGCTCCCCGGAACAAGGACGAAGCGCTATAAAGGGAAATCCTTAGCTCAGTTGCTGAAAATGAAAGTCCCTGAGCAGGATCTTTATAAACCTAAAACTCTGCAAACGCGATTTAACGCTGTCAGAACGTTTCTCAACTGGGCAGAACTCGAAGGTATGGTAGAGAAAGTCAGCCGCCTCAACAAAGTCCTTGAAGTTCCTAAAAGCAAGACAAAAACGAAATCACAACGCAGATCATTTACGGAAAAAGAACTCAAACAGCTTTTCAGTCCAGAAGCATACTCAAAACGTTACATGCGTAAGGACTGGCATTACTGGACTCCCCTGCTCGCTCTTTTCAGTGGAGCTCGAATCGAAGAAATCTGTCAGTTACGCCTTTCAGACATCAGAAAAGATTCAGGCGTTTGGTACTTCGATATTAACGATGAGGGTGAAGGTAAGAATGTAAAAACAGAGGCTGGAAAGCGAGTCGTTCCCTTGCATCCGTATCTTATTAATGAACTGGGCTTTCTTGAGTTCCTCGGTAAACTGAAAAAACGTGGTTATAAAAAACTATTTCCAGATTTATCGCCAGACGTAAAAGGAAAATACTCACACGCCGTATCCAAATGGTTCACCAGATTTCGCCGCAAGCAGAATGTAGGTGCACAGGAAGGAGTTAGTGATGTTACTTTCCATTCCTTCAGGCACACTTTCATAACCCGCGCTAAACTTCTGGATCTTCCTCGATACAAGGTCAAAGAAGTTGTAGGACATGAGCAAGGTGAATTCAGTGATGTAACTGCGAACTACGAAGGCAATTATCCTGTTGATACGCTTCTAAATGATGTTGTTGCGAAGATCGACTTTCATGAGATGCTGGATTTGAGTCATTTGTTGAAGAAATAA
- a CDS encoding restriction endonuclease subunit S yields the protein MVPDGWTLGNLGDLAETQMGFAFKSTDFVEQGVPLIRMGNLYQNNFDLSRNPVFLPDTFLDEYERFILKSGDLIMSLTGTIGKQDYGFTIQIPNESPSCLLNQRVMKLIPKDATDKAFLLHLLKSQVVLSKLYSFPGGTKQANLSAAQVKGIMIGIPPLPEQKKIARILSTWDKAIEKVDKLIENSKQQKKALMQQLLTGKKRLPGFSSTYDYCQTKYGLIPTDWDFVELNRLAKETGMKNIKNENLPVLSCSKHEGFVDSLKYFKKKVYSDNLSTYKLISRGELGFPSNHIEEGSIGLQNLYEKGLVSPIYTVFKPTENLSRDYIYLLLKTEHYRQIFAAQTNASVDRRGSLRWKEFGKIKVPRPSIAEQKAISKMIIRAETRTKALSNHLDNLKQQKQALMQQLLTGKRRVKITE from the coding sequence ATGGTGCCTGATGGGTGGACTCTTGGAAATCTCGGAGATCTTGCAGAAACGCAAATGGGTTTTGCCTTCAAAAGCACGGACTTTGTTGAGCAAGGAGTTCCCTTGATCAGAATGGGGAATCTCTACCAAAACAATTTTGATCTTTCTCGCAACCCAGTATTTCTTCCCGATACCTTTCTGGACGAATACGAAAGGTTCATATTGAAGTCTGGTGACTTGATTATGTCGCTCACAGGAACGATTGGAAAACAGGACTATGGATTCACTATACAAATTCCGAATGAATCCCCAAGTTGCCTTTTAAACCAACGAGTAATGAAACTAATTCCTAAAGATGCAACTGATAAGGCTTTCTTGTTGCATTTGTTAAAATCTCAAGTGGTTTTGTCCAAGTTATATTCTTTTCCAGGTGGAACCAAGCAAGCGAATCTGTCAGCAGCTCAAGTAAAGGGAATAATGATCGGTATCCCCCCTCTCCCCGAACAAAAGAAAATCGCCCGCATCCTGTCCACATGGGACAAAGCGATTGAGAAAGTGGATAAACTGATAGAAAACAGCAAGCAGCAGAAAAAGGCTCTTATGCAGCAACTACTTACCGGGAAAAAACGGTTGCCGGGGTTCTCATCAACCTATGATTATTGCCAAACCAAATACGGTCTCATTCCAACAGATTGGGATTTTGTAGAATTGAATAGACTTGCCAAAGAAACTGGCATGAAAAACATAAAAAATGAAAATCTTCCAGTGCTTTCATGCTCAAAGCATGAAGGCTTTGTCGACTCGCTCAAGTACTTCAAGAAAAAAGTCTACAGCGACAATCTTTCAACATATAAGTTAATATCACGAGGAGAACTTGGTTTCCCTTCAAATCACATTGAAGAGGGATCAATTGGACTACAAAACCTATATGAAAAAGGACTTGTAAGCCCAATATACACAGTTTTTAAACCTACTGAAAATTTATCGCGTGACTACATCTACCTTTTATTAAAAACTGAACATTATCGTCAAATATTTGCAGCACAAACTAATGCATCAGTAGATAGGCGTGGAAGTTTGAGATGGAAAGAATTTGGAAAAATTAAAGTTCCACGCCCATCAATTGCAGAGCAAAAAGCTATTTCTAAAATGATCATACGGGCAGAGACAAGGACTAAAGCACTATCAAACCATTTAGACAACCTTAAACAACAAAAACAAGCCCTCATGCAACAACTCCTAACAGGTAAACGCCGGGTAAAAATCACGGAGTAA
- a CDS encoding virulence RhuM family protein, which yields MVDETNFPSTIHESEFLLYTAPSGKVKVECFFHGETIWLPLTRIAVLFGVDKSGISRHLKNIYDSGELEREATVVKIATVQQEGKRKVSRDIEYYNLDAIISVGYRVNSSRATQFRIWATQRLKEFIIKGFVMDDERLKNGQNFGKDFFHELLERVRSIRASERRIYQQITDIFAECSIDYDPQSETTRRFYAHVQDKFHVAITGQTSAEIIHQRADASKPQMGLTTYKNAPNDRVLKSDVVIGKNYLNEKEIKRLERTVSSFFDYIENIIENRSSFTMESFADSVNRFLEFNEYRVLEGYGSVSRKQAEAKAYAEYEKFNRTQKIESDFDKQVKQLSGKKGR from the coding sequence ATGGTTGATGAGACAAATTTTCCTTCCACGATCCATGAATCTGAATTTCTGCTTTATACCGCTCCGAGCGGTAAGGTTAAGGTAGAATGTTTTTTTCATGGTGAAACTATCTGGCTACCGCTGACAAGGATAGCAGTACTTTTCGGCGTGGATAAATCTGGCATTAGCCGCCACCTGAAAAACATCTATGATTCAGGAGAATTGGAGAGAGAAGCAACTGTTGTAAAAATTGCAACGGTTCAGCAGGAAGGAAAACGCAAGGTATCGAGAGACATCGAATATTACAACCTCGATGCCATCATATCCGTAGGATACCGGGTGAACTCTTCCCGTGCCACCCAGTTCCGAATCTGGGCAACCCAGAGGCTTAAGGAATTCATCATCAAGGGCTTTGTGATGGATGATGAGCGATTAAAGAACGGGCAGAACTTCGGCAAGGATTTCTTTCACGAACTACTGGAACGTGTCCGCTCCATACGGGCCAGTGAACGCCGTATTTATCAGCAGATTACGGATATTTTCGCTGAATGCAGTATCGACTACGATCCACAGTCTGAAACCACACGCAGGTTCTACGCTCACGTTCAGGATAAATTCCACGTTGCGATCACAGGACAGACCTCTGCGGAAATCATTCACCAGCGAGCTGATGCAAGCAAGCCGCAGATGGGATTGACCACCTACAAGAACGCTCCTAACGACAGAGTGCTTAAATCCGATGTAGTAATTGGCAAGAACTACCTGAATGAGAAAGAGATAAAACGCTTGGAGCGAACTGTTTCATCTTTCTTTGATTACATTGAAAACATCATCGAGAACCGCTCAAGCTTCACAATGGAGTCATTTGCAGACAGTGTGAATCGTTTTCTGGAATTCAATGAATACCGTGTTCTTGAGGGGTACGGTTCTGTTTCCCGCAAGCAGGCTGAAGCCAAGGCGTACGCCGAATACGAAAAATTTAATCGCACGCAGAAGATTGAGTCGGACTTCGATAAGCAGGTTAAGCAGTTAAGCGGTAAGAAGGGGCGGTAA
- a CDS encoding CTP synthase, translating to MKTKFIFITGGVLSSLGKGLAAASIGALLKARGMTATIQKLDPYINVDPGTMNPFQHGEVYVTDDGAETDLDLGHYERYLDVALSQKNNMTSGRVYHNVITKERRGDYLGGTVQVIPHITDEIKEAVKSVPNGEDVALIEIGGTVGDIEGLPFLEAIRQLRAELGSENVLYIHLTLVPYLAAAGEVKTKPTQHSVKELRSIGIHPDIILCRSEVDLDEDIKRKIALFCDVDRDAVFTAVDVKSIYEVPLSFYQEGLDQKIAILLKLPAKNCNLEPWKDLNYKLKHPKGSTTIAIVGKYVDLKEAYKSLHEALIHGGVANEVEVKLRYVNSEEITPENVNEKMAGIDGVLVPGGFGNRGVEGKITVIQYARENKVPFFGICLGMQCAVIEYARNVLGIKGANSEEFNPGGNDNVIYLMKEWYDYRTKKTENRCEESNKGGTMRLGAYPCKVIEGTKAMDAYGQAEIQERHRHRYEFNKEKFADQLVEAGLVLSGLSPDESLVEIVEIADHPWFLGCQFHPEFKSNPMHAHPLFRDFIKASRDNKK from the coding sequence ATGAAAACCAAATTTATATTCATCACCGGGGGCGTATTGTCCTCACTTGGTAAAGGGCTTGCAGCAGCATCCATCGGCGCACTTCTGAAGGCTAGAGGGATGACCGCAACCATTCAGAAGCTTGATCCTTATATCAATGTTGACCCCGGCACTATGAACCCCTTCCAGCACGGGGAAGTCTACGTGACTGACGATGGAGCGGAAACTGACCTCGACCTTGGCCACTACGAGCGTTATCTTGATGTTGCCCTGAGCCAGAAGAATAACATGACTTCCGGCCGTGTTTACCACAATGTAATCACTAAGGAACGTCGTGGCGATTATCTTGGCGGTACTGTGCAGGTTATTCCTCACATTACTGATGAGATCAAAGAAGCCGTGAAAAGTGTTCCCAACGGTGAGGATGTTGCCCTCATTGAGATTGGCGGAACTGTCGGCGATATTGAAGGTCTGCCTTTTCTCGAAGCTATCAGGCAGTTACGTGCTGAACTGGGAAGCGAGAATGTTCTTTACATCCACCTGACTCTCGTTCCGTATCTTGCCGCTGCCGGTGAAGTTAAAACCAAGCCTACTCAGCATTCTGTCAAGGAATTGCGCAGCATCGGTATCCATCCCGACATTATTCTCTGCCGTAGTGAAGTTGATCTCGATGAAGACATCAAACGTAAGATCGCTCTTTTTTGCGATGTTGACCGTGACGCTGTTTTTACCGCTGTTGACGTTAAATCCATCTACGAAGTTCCGTTAAGTTTTTATCAGGAAGGTCTGGATCAGAAGATCGCCATCCTGCTCAAACTTCCGGCCAAGAATTGCAATCTTGAACCATGGAAGGACCTGAACTACAAACTTAAGCACCCTAAAGGCTCAACAACAATTGCCATTGTCGGTAAATATGTTGATCTCAAGGAAGCATATAAGTCCCTGCATGAAGCGCTTATCCACGGTGGTGTTGCCAACGAGGTTGAAGTTAAACTGCGCTACGTGAATTCCGAAGAAATCACTCCTGAAAATGTTAACGAGAAAATGGCCGGTATTGATGGCGTTCTCGTTCCCGGCGGTTTCGGTAACCGCGGTGTTGAAGGTAAGATTACTGTTATTCAGTATGCCCGTGAAAACAAGGTTCCTTTCTTCGGTATCTGCCTTGGCATGCAGTGCGCGGTGATCGAATATGCCCGCAATGTCTTGGGCATCAAGGGAGCCAATTCCGAAGAGTTCAATCCCGGCGGCAATGATAATGTCATCTACCTGATGAAAGAATGGTATGATTACCGCACCAAGAAAACTGAGAACCGTTGTGAAGAAAGCAACAAAGGCGGCACCATGCGTCTTGGTGCTTATCCCTGTAAGGTCATCGAAGGGACTAAAGCAATGGACGCTTACGGTCAGGCCGAAATTCAGGAACGCCACCGCCATCGTTACGAATTCAACAAAGAAAAATTTGCGGACCAGCTCGTGGAAGCAGGTCTCGTATTGAGTGGCCTTTCTCCTGATGAATCTCTGGTTGAAATTGTGGAAATTGCCGATCACCCCTGGTTCCTCGGTTGTCAGTTCCATCCGGAATTCAAATCTAATCCCATGCATGCTCATCCGCTGTTCAGGGATTTCATTAAGGCTTCCCGCGATAATAAAAAATAA